DNA sequence from the Brachybacterium avium genome:
CACCACGCCGCCTGGGGTTCCCGTGGGCCGCGCCCAGTTCACGGTCGCTGCGGACCACACACCGGCCGTGCAGACGAAGTTCTGCACACCACCGAGCTGCAGCGCGGTGAAGGTGCCGCTCCCAGCCTTGCCATCCGTCCACATCGCCTCGGAATCCGTTCCGCTCGCGAATGCGGCCGTGAGCATCAAGGCAGCGATGCACACCATCGCCACACGTGTGCGCAAGGCGCGAGACCAGGCGCTCATCGGCACGCTCCTTCACTCCGCGGACGCCGTAGCGCGATGCCGAGCGCCACGGCCAGCAGCCCTGTGGCCAGCAGAGGCAAGGCGCCGGAGACACCCGTGCGGGCGAGCCCGCCCCCCTCCGGCGCGTCCCCACTGACCGATGGCTCCTCCCCCGGCGTCTCACCGCCTGGTGGCTCGTTGCCCGGGCTATCACCGCCTGGCGGGTCGTCCCCCGAAGTGATCTCTTCCCCGGCGCCGGCGGCGTGGATGAGCACGTCGCCCTCGGCACCGCTGGTCGCGCTGCCCTGCGTCTCGGCGAGGACCGCCTCGACACGGAGCCAGCGCACTTCGTCACTGGGCATCGTGGTGAGGTGAAGGGTGTCGCCTGCCTCGGCGATGCGGTCCAGACCCTCTGCGGCCAAGAGTTCGACGGCGCCGGAGGGGCAACGGTCCCCGGTCCACCGTTCAGAGCACCCCTGCACAGAGACCAGGAGGCCGTCTTCCAGGCTCGCCAGCTCACCGCGGCCGGTGATCCCCAGTCGGATCTCCCCGGGCACCGGCGCCTCCGCCCAGACGCCGACGTCCCAGATCACGGGCTGACCGGGGGCGAGGTTCTGCATCTGTGCGGGATCGCCGACAGTCTGGAGGCGCAGATGCTCGCCGGCGATGAGCGTCGTCTCCGCGTGGCCGGTGCCGGGGGCCATGAGCATCACGGCGACGATGAGAGGGAGGGCAAGGACGCGGAGAGCCGGGCCTCCCCGGGGTGGCGCGTCGGTACCGGACACCGCATCCGAGTCTCCGGAGCCCTCGATCTCGGGGTGATCGCGGCCGGAGTCATCGCCTCCGTGCTGGTCTTCCTCGGGGTCGCGTGGCCAGAAGGCCCAGATCACCAGGGTGGTGGCGCCGAGGGTGAGAGCGCCGAGGACATACGGGTTTCCGAACCACTGGATGACGCGGGCGGCGCCGGGCACGGAGAACATCACCCGGCGCACCTCGGTGGCCGTGTAGGGCTCAGGGTCGTTGACATCGTTCGCATCGCCCCGCATCTCGAAGGTGATCGAGCCGGAGGCGTCATCGGTATCGGTGATCTCCACGACGCGGTGGGTCACCGGCAGGATGCCCTCGCCTCGGTCGACGGTGACCACGTCCCCCTCCGCCATTTCCGTCGCGGGGACTTCACGCACGAGAGCGATGGATCCGGCGGTGATGGTGGGGCTCATGGAGCCGGTGCGGAACATGATGATCGAGATGTTGAAGGCCCAGCCCATGAGCACCAGCAGGATGCAGGCCGTGCCGGCGAGCGCCAGGACGCTCAGCAGGTGATCGCCCAGCGCGGCCAGAGTCCTGCCGCGGCGCGGGATTCTCGCTGCTGTGCCCATGGTTCTCATCCGGGGGTGACGGAGGTGGCGTCCCAGGTCCAGGTGTATCCGGCCCGGGTGCCCTGTGCCGTGTTGGGAGCATTGGTGCGCAAACGCACCGCGAAGCAGTACTGCAGGGTGCTGCTCTGCGCCGGCTCCAGGTGCTGGGTGCTCGGTGAGGTCACGCCTTTGGCCATCGGCTGCCAGCTGGAGGAGCTGCCGAAGGCGTAGGTCGCCGAAGCGGTGAACGCACCTGCATCACAGGTGGGCGGGGTGCCGCCCGCAGCCGGTCGGACCACCGTGCGGTACTCCAGAGAATCGGCGATCACGCCGCTGCCGGTGGTGCGGCCGGTGCCGGTGAGCGTGAGGTTGCCCGCGACGGTGGTATCCGGCGTCGTGCGCAGACGCACCGGGGCATAGGTGATCGCGCCCGGGTACATGGCTCCGGTAGTGAAAGTCATCTGCCCCGTGGAAGCCCAGCTGCCGTTGATGTTCGCCTCCAGTAAGAACGCGCCAGCCTGGAACTCTCCGGTACCCGCCTCGGTATCGGTCCAGGCCGCCATGGTCGCCGATGCGCCGAACCCGAAGACCAGCCCGCCGGCGAGCAGAGCACGGATCTGCTTCCAGCGCCGGCGCCTCGGTGTCGAGACGCTGTTCGGCGCTCGGTCCTGCGCGGCCGAGTGCCAGCGGATCACTCGGCGGAGGTGGCCGTGAACTCCCAGGTGGCAGTGCCGGCCCCACCCTGAACAAGGCCCTCCGCCGCCGTCACCTCGAAGCAGAGCACCACCGGCGCACCTGCAGCGGCATCAGCTCCGGCCTCAAGGGTGAAGCCGGTGGCTCCGGTGATATCGCTCAGGGCGGTGCCAGCCGGGACGATCTGGGTGCCGGTGGCTCCCTCGACGCAGTCCCCAACAGCACCGACCTCGGTGATCTCGTAGCTGAGGAACTCCGCGTTGGCGCCCGCCCCGACCGCATTCGTCAGCTCGACGGTCGCGCCGTAGGTGGTCTCGGCGTCGGTGCGCAGCACGAAGGGTGCGGCGACGGTATCGCCGGGGCTGAGATTCTCTGCGGCAGGCAGCTCGAAAGCGAGGGTCGCAGCCCCGCCCTCGGATGCGTGGTCGGTGAAGTCACCCTCGTCACCGGTGGTGCTGCCCTGAATGTTGAAGGAGCCGGCCCCGAACGTGCCGGTGGCCCATTCCTCGTCGGTCCAGGCAGCGAGCGTGACGGCGGCACCGACGCCCAGCACGAGCCCGCCTGCGAGGATCGCGCGGACCTTGCGACTCTTGGTGGTCGGAGTGGTGGTGGTCGTGTTCATGCGGGTGCTCCCCTTTTCCCTTCGATGTGATGCGTCCCCTGTTCCCATGCTAATCAGAGAAAACTCCCAGCGCACGGGCAGGAATCAACCCGTCTTAATTGCCCGGATATCGTGGGGAAGCGCAATTTGTCGTTTTCTTGGCGGCCTGCCGTCCATGCTCGAACACGTCCGCGGCGGCGGCCGAGGGCCAGTGCACAGGACAGCCCGCTGTGGCCGGCCGTTCCCTCGGCTCGCGCCGGGATCGCGGCGAAGCAGGGCTGCAAAGGAAGTGTTCACGGGGTACGAGCCCGCAGCGTCGCCGCGAGGTGGCGGAGTGCGGGGCTTACTCGCCGTCGCCGCCGGCAGGGCGCTGCAGCTGAGCCAGCACCCGCTCGACGATCTCCTCGTACACGTCCTGCGTGTAGTGGAACGGCGCCAGGCCCCAGCGATGCTCGGGATCGGCGAGCACCCCCAGCGGCTGCAGCTCCAGGATGCGGAAGCCGAGCTCGTCGAGCAGCTCGTAGTAGCGGTGGTAGGCGGCGTTCGCCTCCCGGGCGGAGGTGCCCATGCTCCAGGGGGTGGACTTGCCCTCGGAGGTGACCAGCGCCCACGGCACGCGCAGCACCACGGTCTTGGTGAACAGCCCGAGCGTCGTGAGCAGGTCGCGCAGCCGCTCGGCCTGGGGAGCCCACAGCGCGAAGTGCTCGTCCGTCCCGAACGGGATGTGGCGGGCTTCGTCGATGACGGAGAGCACCTCGGGGGTGCGCACGATGTCGATGCTGCGGGTGACGACGCTGCCGTCCTCGAACAGATGCACCCCGTGGCGTTCATCGGCGAGGTCCCAGAGGAGCACGTCGGTCTCGGGAGCCGCCTCCGCCAGGCGCTCCTCGAGGTTGCCGGCGAAGTCGCCGGTCATCATGCGGCGTTGGAACTCGGAGTCGATCTCGACATCGGCGGGGAACAGCTCGGAGGCGTCATGGCCTGCGGAGAGCAGGGATTGCCGGGCAATGTACGCGACGACGTCGACGCGTGCGGAGCCGGCGAGGTCCATGGTATCCCGCGCGACGCAGCTGCCGTAGACGGTCGCGCGCACCGTCGGCGCGGGATCTGCGGGCTGCTCGGTCACGATTCTCCTCCGGAGGGTTCTGGGCCGCGCCCGCCGGTGGGCCCCGAATGGGGCGGTGAGGCGAGCGACTGCGGACACAATACTCAGCGCCCCCGTGAAGAACGTCCACCTGCGGTGAGTGTGGTGGGGAACGCAACGCAGAGCACATGTCGTCGATGAGCAGGTAGAGGCTCATAGGATGGCCCGGTCCTGTCCCAATTTTGGAGGTGCCGATGCCCGCGCAGTCCTCGTCGTCCCCGCTCCAGACCCTGCGCACGGGCCTGTGGCATCTGCGCACCGGCGGCATCTCGCAGCTGCGCACCTGGCGGCGGAGGCGTCGCACCGTGCATTACGGCGTCCGGGACGGGATCGGCTCCTTCAACGGCGAGGGCCAGCTCTCCTTCCCCCGGCGAAGCAGCCGGATCGCCTTCCTCACCTTCTTGGTCTGAGAGTCGCGGTGATCCTGGATGACTTCTCGATGCTCGCCTGGTCCTACGAGTTCGAGACCGTCGCTGTCACGCCGGGATCCTGGCGTGAGCAGCTGGCTGAGGAGCCGGTGGATCTGCTGCTGGTGGAGTCCGCCTGGCACGGGAACAAGGATGCCTGGCAGTACCAGCTCACCGGCTCCAAGGCACCCAGCGCGCCGCTGCGGGAACTGGTCGCGCATTGCCGGGAGCACGGGATCCCCACCGCGTTCTGGAACAAGGAGGATCCCCCGCACTTCGAGGACTTCCTGGACACCGCGAAGCTGTTCGATCAGGTCTTCACCACCGACGTCACACTGCTGCCCCGTTACCGCGAGGAGCTCGGCCACGACCGCATCGCGGTGCTGCCGTTCGCGGCGCAGTCCGCGGTGCACAATCCGATCCGGCCCCAGCACGGTCACCAGGTTCGGGACGTCGCCTTCGCGGGCATGTACTTCGCGCACAAGTTCCCGGAGCGGCGCGAGCAGATGGACATGCTGCTGGGTGGAGCGCTCGACGCCTCGGGCCGCATGGAGACGGGCCTGGAGATCTTCTCGAGGTTCCTCGGCGATGACGAGCGCTACCAGTTCCCCGGTGAGCTGGCCGATCGCGTGGTGGGTTCGCTCTCCTACGATCGGATGCTCACCGCCTATAAGGCGTACAAGGTGTTCCTCAACGTGAACTCCGTGGTGACGAGCCCGTCGATGTGCGCACGGAGGATCTTCGAGATCACCGCCTCCGGCACACCCGTGGTCTCGGCCCCCTCCCCCGCGATCGAGCAGTTCTTCACGGCCGAGGAGGTCCCGCAGGCCGCCTCCCGCGAGGACGCGGCGCACCTGGTGCGGGCGCTCGTCCGCTCCCCGGAGCTGCGGGACCGCACCGTGCACCTGGCCCAGCGCCGGATCTGGCACGAGCACACCTACACCCATCGCGCCCGGCAGGTGCTGGATGCCGTCGATCTCGGCGAGAAGGCCGGCTCCTCCGGCCTGGCGGGCGGGGCCGGGTTGCCGGCGGTGAGCATCATGGCCGCGACCAATCGCCCTGGTCAGCTGGACCACCTCGTGGATCAGGTCGCACGGCAGGCAGGCGTGGAGCGGCAGCTGCTGCTGATCACCCACGGCTTCGAATCCCCGACGGCGACGGCGGAGCGCGCCCGTGAGCTCGGTGTCGAGAACGTGGTGGTCCTCGAGGCACCGAGCAGCTGGAGCCTCGGCACCTGCCTGAACGCAGCCGTCGACCGGGCCGATGGCGAGGTGTGCGCCAAGATGGACGACGACGACCTCTATGGCGAGTTCTACCTGCACGATCTGCTGCGCGCCCGAGAGTTCTCCGGCGCCGATGTGGTCGGCAAGCACGCCCATTACATGTACCTCGCCGGCACCGACGCCACGCTGCTGCGCTTCCCCTGGATGGAGCACCGCTTCACCGACCGGGTGATGGGCCCGACCCTCACCGCCGGACGGGACGTGTTCCGGTCGCATCCCTTCGAGGACCGGAACCGCGGGGAGGATTCCGCGTTCCTGGAGTCCGTGGCGCAGAGCGAGGGGCGGATCTACTCGGCGGACCGGTTCAACTTCACCCAGATGCGCCACGGCGATCACGGTGGCCATGCCTGGTCGGTGGACGACCGGGAGCTGCTGTCAACGGCCGACGTCGCATGGTTCGGCCGCAATGACGGCCACGTGATGATCTGAGCGGTGCCCGCCGACGACACCACCGGAACGGAGTCACCGTGACGAGACAGCACTGGATGCTGCTCGGCGCCGCCCTCATCGCGGTCGCCCTGGTCATCACCGGCACCTTCGCCCTGCGCCCGCTGCTGACCGAGTCCGATCCGGTCGCCGATCCTGGCGCATCTGCTTCACCGACCACCCCGCCTCCTCCCCCGCCGTGGGAGTCCACCACGCTGCCCGGCTATAACCCGGACCCCGGCAAGCTCGAGCTCACACCGCTCGACCAGGCCGAAGGAGAGACCATCACCGTCTCCCTCTCCCTGGAACCGGACGCGGTCACGACCGGCGGCAGCGTGGGATTGAGCTTCGATGCGATCGAGCTGGCGAACCCGATGTGGGACGCCGACCGCTCCAACCTGACCCTGACCCTGCAGGAGCTGGACCGACCGGTGCTGCGGTTCGGCGGCAACGGAGTGGATCGCCGCATGTGGTGGACCTCGAGCGGGGAACCGGCACCCGACTGGGCGGAAGCGACTGTCACCCCGGACGATCTGGAGCGCGTGGCCGCGGTCGCCGATGACGTCGACGCCGAGGTCACGATCGCCCTGGACCTGGGACACGACGACCCCGCCCGCGCCGCAGACATGGCCGCCCACGCCCAGAAGGCGTTCGGCGACCGGCTGCTGGCGGTCGCAATCGGCAACGAGCCCAACGGCTTCTTCCATCCGAACCAGCCGCAGCTCGCCGTGCGCGACGAGTCCTGGAGCCCGGACGCCTATCAGGACTCCCTGCGCGAGTACTCGCAGGCCCTCCAGGAGAAGGCACCTGGCCTCCCGGTCGCCGGGCCGGGCGCCTATGACGCGACCTGGTGGCGCGCTTTTGCGGAGTCGGGCATCCCTGATCAGCGGGCCCTGTCGATGCACTGGTATCCGCTGTGGGACTGCGGGGGCCCGCCCTCCTCGATCGCGAACCCGACGGTGGAGGACCTGACGTCTCCGGCACTGCGTGAACAAGCCCATCACATCATCGGTATGGGCGCCGACGTCGCCGCCGAGCACGACCTGCCGCTATGGATCGAGGAGACCGGGCCGACCTCCTGCCCCGGCACGAATGACACCTCTCGCACTCACGCCCAGGCGCTGTGGACGATCGACTACGCGATGACCGCGGCCGAGCTGGGCGTGGAGCGCATGGCGTTCCACTCCACGCTGCAGGCCTGCCAGGGCGGTGCCCCGATGAGCCCCCTCTGTGCGAGCGGAGATCTCGCGGATCCCGGCCTGATCGTCCAGGGCCGCACCAGTTACCTCGCGCTCATGCTGCTCGGCCAGTTGCCGGACGGGCAGGTCTTCTCCCCGGCAGTCAGCGGGGACGGGATGGTGATGGTCCACGGTGTGCTCGCCGGGGATGGCTCACTGGCATTGATGATCGTGGACATGCGCGAGCCCGCGACAGCGGATGCGGCGCCGGTGGAGATCAGCGCACCGAGCGGACTCCCTGCCGATGTACCCGACCTGTGGGAACTCACCGAGGGGAGTCGCCTCTCCGGTGACGAGCTCGACGGGCAGGAGAGTCTGCTCGCCGCTCCGGCGGAGGTCTCGGGCGAGTTCGCGGGAGCTCGCCTGGGCAGTGCGGTACCGCTCACCGTCACCAGCACGCCCGGAGCCGTCACCGTTCTTCACCTAGATCCGCCGGATACCGCACCTCCTTCGGACGGCGGCGATTAGCCTGCGCCTGATGGACGGCCATCGAGGTGGATTCTGCGCAGAAGTGGCGCACCATCGTGAGGCGGGACACACACTCCCTGTTGTTCCGGCGACAACTAGCGAGAGCATCACTACGAGATGTCGTCGCGGAAGTTACCCTGAATCGCCCCCACCCTTTCCCCTCCGCGATCCTCCAGGAGCGTTTGATGAGCCCTAATGTCCCCCTCGACACGGTCGGAGTCATCGGCCTCGGCTACATCGGTCTACCGACGGCCGCCGTACTCGCCCAGGCCGGCAAGACCGTGATCGGCGTCGACGTCAAGCAGTCGAGCGTGGATGCGATCAACGCCGGGCAGGTCCCATTCGTCGAGGAGGGACTCGAGTCCGTGCTGGCCGGCGTGGTGGCTCAGGGCAAGCTGAGCGCTCAGCTGGAGACCCCGGAGGCCGACTCCTACATCGTCTCGGTCCCCACCCCGTTCAAGGGCGACCACGACGCCGACCTCTCCTTTATCGAGGCGGCGGCGAAGGGCATCGCCCCCAAGCTCTCCGGTGGCGAGCTGATCGTCCTGGAGTCGACGGCTCCCCCCGGCGCCACCGAGCACATGGCGAAGGTCATCCTCGAGGCGCGCCCCGAATTCACGGAGGAGCCGAACCTCCCGAATTCGCTGTACTTCTCCCATGCACCCGAGCGCGTGCTCCCCGGCCGCATCATGATCGAGATGGTCGAGAACGACCGGATCATCGGCGGTACCACTCCCGAGGCCGCGGAGCTGAACCGCGATCTCTACGGGAGCTTCTGCCGCGGCGACCTGCTGCTCACCGACGCGAAGACCGCCGAGATGGCCAAGCTCACCGAGAACGCCTTCCGCGACGTGAACATCGCGTTCGCCAACGAGCTGTCGATCATCGCCGAT
Encoded proteins:
- a CDS encoding signal peptidase I, translated to MGTAARIPRRGRTLAALGDHLLSVLALAGTACILLVLMGWAFNISIIMFRTGSMSPTITAGSIALVREVPATEMAEGDVVTVDRGEGILPVTHRVVEITDTDDASGSITFEMRGDANDVNDPEPYTATEVRRVMFSVPGAARVIQWFGNPYVLGALTLGATTLVIWAFWPRDPEEDQHGGDDSGRDHPEIEGSGDSDAVSGTDAPPRGGPALRVLALPLIVAVMLMAPGTGHAETTLIAGEHLRLQTVGDPAQMQNLAPGQPVIWDVGVWAEAPVPGEIRLGITGRGELASLEDGLLVSVQGCSERWTGDRCPSGAVELLAAEGLDRIAEAGDTLHLTTMPSDEVRWLRVEAVLAETQGSATSGAEGDVLIHAAGAGEEITSGDDPPGGDSPGNEPPGGETPGEEPSVSGDAPEGGGLARTGVSGALPLLATGLLAVALGIALRRPRSEGACR
- a CDS encoding SipW-dependent-type signal peptide-containing protein gives rise to the protein MIRWHSAAQDRAPNSVSTPRRRRWKQIRALLAGGLVFGFGASATMAAWTDTEAGTGEFQAGAFLLEANINGSWASTGQMTFTTGAMYPGAITYAPVRLRTTPDTTVAGNLTLTGTGRTTGSGVIADSLEYRTVVRPAAGGTPPTCDAGAFTASATYAFGSSSSWQPMAKGVTSPSTQHLEPAQSSTLQYCFAVRLRTNAPNTAQGTRAGYTWTWDATSVTPG
- a CDS encoding SipW-dependent-type signal peptide-containing protein, which gives rise to MNTTTTTPTTKSRKVRAILAGGLVLGVGAAVTLAAWTDEEWATGTFGAGSFNIQGSTTGDEGDFTDHASEGGAATLAFELPAAENLSPGDTVAAPFVLRTDAETTYGATVELTNAVGAGANAEFLSYEITEVGAVGDCVEGATGTQIVPAGTALSDITGATGFTLEAGADAAAGAPVVLCFEVTAAEGLVQGGAGTATWEFTATSAE
- a CDS encoding DUF6270 domain-containing protein, encoding MTEQPADPAPTVRATVYGSCVARDTMDLAGSARVDVVAYIARQSLLSAGHDASELFPADVEIDSEFQRRMMTGDFAGNLEERLAEAAPETDVLLWDLADERHGVHLFEDGSVVTRSIDIVRTPEVLSVIDEARHIPFGTDEHFALWAPQAERLRDLLTTLGLFTKTVVLRVPWALVTSEGKSTPWSMGTSAREANAAYHRYYELLDELGFRILELQPLGVLADPEHRWGLAPFHYTQDVYEEIVERVLAQLQRPAGGDGE
- a CDS encoding glycosyltransferase family protein, with the protein product MILDDFSMLAWSYEFETVAVTPGSWREQLAEEPVDLLLVESAWHGNKDAWQYQLTGSKAPSAPLRELVAHCREHGIPTAFWNKEDPPHFEDFLDTAKLFDQVFTTDVTLLPRYREELGHDRIAVLPFAAQSAVHNPIRPQHGHQVRDVAFAGMYFAHKFPERREQMDMLLGGALDASGRMETGLEIFSRFLGDDERYQFPGELADRVVGSLSYDRMLTAYKAYKVFLNVNSVVTSPSMCARRIFEITASGTPVVSAPSPAIEQFFTAEEVPQAASREDAAHLVRALVRSPELRDRTVHLAQRRIWHEHTYTHRARQVLDAVDLGEKAGSSGLAGGAGLPAVSIMAATNRPGQLDHLVDQVARQAGVERQLLLITHGFESPTATAERARELGVENVVVLEAPSSWSLGTCLNAAVDRADGEVCAKMDDDDLYGEFYLHDLLRAREFSGADVVGKHAHYMYLAGTDATLLRFPWMEHRFTDRVMGPTLTAGRDVFRSHPFEDRNRGEDSAFLESVAQSEGRIYSADRFNFTQMRHGDHGGHAWSVDDRELLSTADVAWFGRNDGHVMI
- the wecC gene encoding UDP-N-acetyl-D-mannosamine dehydrogenase is translated as MSPNVPLDTVGVIGLGYIGLPTAAVLAQAGKTVIGVDVKQSSVDAINAGQVPFVEEGLESVLAGVVAQGKLSAQLETPEADSYIVSVPTPFKGDHDADLSFIEAAAKGIAPKLSGGELIVLESTAPPGATEHMAKVILEARPEFTEEPNLPNSLYFSHAPERVLPGRIMIEMVENDRIIGGTTPEAAELNRDLYGSFCRGDLLLTDAKTAEMAKLTENAFRDVNIAFANELSIIADRQGIDVWELIELANHHPRVNILQPGPGVGGHCIAVDPWFIVSAEREHSNLIRTAREVNDSKPELVVENVLKRADRFKDPTVAALGIAFKANIDDLRESPSRNIAGSLAEKLTDGTVLVVEPNVDELPKELAERDNVELAELGSAIERADIVLLMVDHDPFKEIDRELLQEKIIIDTKGLWR